One genomic window of Gossypium hirsutum isolate 1008001.06 chromosome D11, Gossypium_hirsutum_v2.1, whole genome shotgun sequence includes the following:
- the LOC121223505 gene encoding transcription repressor MYB5 yields MRNPTKKDNVGTKTTPCCSKVGLKRGPWTPEEDELLSNYINKEGEGRWRTLPKRAGLLRCGKSCRLRWMNYLRPSVKRGQIAPDEEDLILRLHRLLGNRWSLIAGRIPGRTDNEIKNYWNTHLSKKLISQGIDPRTHKPLNPQQLSPSPPTLKPSPSSSSSMAKPNNPPSPLPVHVVNANKQNDYYDGSNEDHQGMIMNNDHYQQQQDHEDDVFSSFLNSLINEDDDALVSNLGLSQGWESTPFDQPK; encoded by the exons ATGAGAAACCCTACGAAGAAAGACAACGTTGGAACCAAGACGACGCCGTGTTGCAGCAAAGTAGGGTTGAAAAGAGGGCCATGGACGCCGGAAGAAGACGAGTTATTATCTAATTACATCAACAAAGAAGGCGAAGGACGGTGGCGGACTTTACCTAAACGGGCTGGTCTTCTCCGATGCGGAAAAAGTTGTCGTCTAAGATGGATGAATTATCTCCGACCTTCTGTTAAACGTGGCCAGATTGCTCCCGATGAAGAAGATCTCATCCTCCGCCTTCACCGCCTTTTAGGCAATCG GTGGTCACTAATAGCTGGAAGAATACCAGGGCGTACAGATAACGAAATAAAGAACTACTGGAACACTCACCTGAGTAAGAAATTGATTAGTCAAGGGATCGATCCTCGAACGCACAAGCCTTTAAACCCTCAACAACTCTCACCATCACCACCAACACTCAAACCTTCACCTTCTTCATCATCATCCATGGCGAAACCAAACAATCCTCCTTCCCCTCTTCCTGTTCATGTCGTCAACGCTAACAAGCAAAATGATTATTATGATGGGAGCAATGAAGATCATCAAGGGATGATCATGAACAATGACCATTATCAGCAACAACAAGATCATGAGGATGATGTGTTCTCTTCTTTTCTGAATTCATTGATAAATGAAGATGATGATGCATTGGTTTCGAATTTGGGACTCTCACAAGGATGGGAATCTACTCCCTTCGATCAACCAAAATGA
- the LOC121223507 gene encoding uncharacterized protein, producing MAASLYNLHHPNPTHHSKSSKFNQITTMGIHLNTIPQSTITKSHYHTHKIFLFCNYILLSAASSCIFLTLALRLCPSLSGLFLILLHVITIAGAISGCAAASSGTNGWYATHMVATVLTAIFQGSVSVLIFTKTSDFMGYLRSYVREEDGEVILKLAGGLCAVIFVLEWVVMTLAFFLKYYDYVEGGDENGVCMKSSAKVYQDEDLKDWPWPFQV from the coding sequence ATGGCTGCTTCCTTATATAATCTTCATCATCCAAATCCGACCcatcattcaaaatcatcaaaattcaatCAGATCACAACAATGGGTATTCACTTGAACACAATCCCGCAATCCACAATCACAAAATCCCATTACCACACCCACAAAATCTTCCTCTTTTGCAATTACATCCTCCTTTCCGCCGCTTCCAGCTGCATCTTCCTAACCCTCGCCCTCCGCCTCTGTCCTTCCCTCTCCGGCCTCTTCTTAATCCTCCTCCACGTCATAACCATCGCCGGAGCAATCTCCGGTTGCGCAGCTGCTTCTTCGGGTACAAACGGATGGTACGCCACACACATGGTGGCAACGGTGCTGACGGCCATATTTCAAGGGTCAGTTTCAGTGCTGATATTCACTAAGACAAGTGATTTTATGGGGTATTTGAGATCTTACGTAAGGGAAGAAGATGGTGAGGTGATATTGAAACTGGCTGGTGGGTTGTGTGCGGTGATTTTTGTGCTTGAATGGGTGGTGATGACATTGGCTTTTTTCTTGAAGTATTATGATTATGTGGAAGGTGGTGATGAGAATGGGGTTTGTATGAAGAGTAGTGCTAAAGTGTATCAAGATGAGGATCTGAAGGATTGGCCATGGCCttttcaagtttaa
- the LOC121223508 gene encoding probable E3 ubiquitin-protein ligase ARI8: MESEDDFDMHEANNESGEDDFYSGGEDDAGAMAVYDDSDADVADYEFIDNDSDDSDDLISHRHQQNYTILSEVDIRQHQEDDIMRISTVLSISKVEASVLLRYYSWSVSKVHDEWFADEEKVRRSVGLLEKPVVPFPDGREMTCGICFENYSYDRLHAAACGHPFCKSCWAGYISTAINDGPGCLMLRCPDPSCAAVVGQDMVNALASVEDRQKYFRYFIRSYVEDNRKTKWCPAPGCDYAVEFILGSGSYDVTCHCSYSFCWNCAEEAHRPVDCGTVAKWILKNSAESENMNWILANSKPCPKCKRPIEKNQGCMHITCTPPCKFEFCWLCLGSWSEHGERTGGFYACNRYETAKQDGVYDEAEKRREMAKNSLERYTHYYERWATNQSSRQKALADLQQMQSVHLEKLSDIQCQPESQLKFITEAWLQIVECRRVLKWTYAYGYYLPEHEHAKRQFFEYLQGEAESGLERLHQCAEKELQVYLNADGPSKDFNEFRTKLAGLTSVTRNYFENLVRALENGLSDVDSRGACSRMGNSKGLGGGSSRGRSGKGKGSTSRPSSSSRNIDDSGHWSCEYCTFANVKSATICLMCQQRR; this comes from the exons ATGGAATCGGAGGATGACTTCGATATGCACGAAGCTAACAACGAATCTGGAGAAGATGATTTCTATAGTGGCGGTGAAGATGATGCCGGAGCTATGGCTGTTTATGATGATTCAGATGCCGATGTTGCTGATTATGAGTTCATCGATAATGATTCTGATGATTCCGATGATCTTATCTCTCATCGACACCAG CAAAATTATACCATTTTAAGTGAAGTAGATATTCGTCAGCATCAAGAGGATGATATCATGAGGATATCCACCGTGCTTTCCATCTCAAAGGTTGAAGCAAGCGTCCTGTTACGGTACTATAGTTG GAGCGTTAGTAAAGTACATGATGAATGGTTTGCAGATGAGGAAAAGGTTCGCAGGTCTGTTGGCTTATTGGAGAAGCCTGTAGTTCCATTTCCTGATGGTAGAGAA ATGACTTGTGGGATATGTTTCGAAAACTATTCTTATGATAGGCTGCACGCTGCTGCATGTGGTCATCCTTTTTGTAAATCTTGCTGGGCAG GTTATATTAGTACAGCCATCAATGATGGTCCTGGATGTTTGATGTTGCGGTGTCCTGATCCATCCTGTGCTGCTGTTGTTGGTCAAGATATGGTAAATGCATTGGCTTCTGTAGAAGACAGACAGAAGTACTTCCGTTATTTCATTAGATCTTATGTTGAAGACAATAGAAAG ACCAAATGGTGTCCTGCACCAGGGTGTGATTATGCTGTGGAATTTATTTTGGGCAGTGGAAGTTATGATGTTACTTGTCACTGCTCATATAGCTTTTGTTGGAAT TGTGCTGAGGAAGCTCATCGTCCTGTTGATTGTGGCACTGTCGCCAAGTGGATACTGAAAAATAGTGCAGAGTCTGAAAATATGAATTG GATATTGGCTAATTCTAAGCCTTGTCCAAAATGCAAGCGCCCAATTGAGAAGAACCAGGGGTGTATGCATATTACATGCACACCACCTTGTAAATTTGAATTTTGCTG GCTTTGCCTTGGTTCATGGTCTGAGCATGGTGAGAGAACTGGTGGTTTTTATGCTTGCAACCGTTATGAGACAGCAAAGCAAGATGGTGTG TATGATGAGGCGGAGAAACGAAGAGAGATGGCTAAAAATTCTCTAGAGAGATATACACACTATTATGAACGATGGGCAACCAACCAATCG TCTAGGCAAAAGGCACTGGCAGATCTACAGCAAATGCAGTCTGTACAT CTTGAGAAGCTGAGTGACATACAGTGCCAACCTGAGTCACAGTTGAAATTCATCACTGAGGCATGGCTACAG ATAGTAGAATGTAGGAGAGTTCTCAAATGGACATATGCCTATGGATATTATTTGCCGGAACATGAACATGCTAAAAGACAGTTCTTTGAATACTTGCAAG GTGAGGCTGAGTCTGGGTTAGAACGACTTCATCAATGTGCAGAGAAGGAGCTGCAGGTTTATCTCAATGCAGATGGCCCATCAAAAGACTTTAACGAGTTTCGGACAAAACTTGCTGGATTGACAAg TGTGACCCGGAACTACTTTGAGAACTTAGTTCGAGCTTTAGAAAATGGTTTATCGGATGTGGACTCCCGTGGAGCCTGCAGCAGGATGGGGAATTCAAAGGGCTTAGGAGGCGGTAGCAGTAGGGGAAGAAGCGGAAAGGGCAAAGGTTCAACCTCTAGACCCAGCAGCTCTAGCAGAAACATTGACGACTCCGGCCATTGGTCCTGCGAATATTGCACCTTTGCAAACGTCAAGTCAGCCACCATTTGCCTAATGTGCCAGCAGCGTCGATAA